One genomic window of Anoplolepis gracilipes chromosome 5, ASM4749672v1, whole genome shotgun sequence includes the following:
- the LOC140665568 gene encoding uncharacterized protein isoform X1, whose amino-acid sequence METLESSRVCRLCGQQSGISINIFDESENHVRKINAVLPIMVHEMDLLPKQMCHRCSYKLEEFHKFYVDCLKTDAALKSQLSWMRKDRGKEKIGVPMVHIENVKIKAESLDYDAYELEPLIENMEYINSMNSMALPAGGIHNGLTFATLSRYRCCCDKKDQSRTKRTTEFCQNYRESMSKCGEIAGDSRKRTFENAAARLRPIKKNTFMQAVFPDCPQNRLPCVDAIENARNRLTADTNTKDDVSSLDTRNRSYDGFEAIPKNQAASKSTIVRNLRPRKNLVNYASNKRTIVQNLKPRTNLINYASNKRRLSIGVDPGPSVTNNSDVSNPKTTFMSNFKLTRQIKVEQIDELEGRSLRPRKNIIDYQEPKMRKVSDYRIKRRKVEEQNSKLHSINENTSSSEFTLKLKIKQEVLDDLEDMVLSETTNAIPRLPNNSHADLPAKVEVTSDNDVSLRDDMSNYFKSNHPQLRNKFQLAKRKSLSNIMKNRLAKTKKIYRLPAANYSPKCLRSQDAYLRNGKARKNDYMEWSMKKLQTKKLMDMVNKNEKTKPAIVKLAETIKHYCETCNISFKNKELFRLHRCYYD is encoded by the coding sequence GTGCACGAGATGGATCTACTTCCAAAGCAGATGTGCCATCGGTGTAGCTACAAGCTAGAGGAGTTCCATAAGTTCTACGTGGACTGCTTGAAAACGGATGCGGCGCTCAAAAGCCAGTTGTCGTGGATGCGAAAGGACCGGGGCAAGGAGAAGATCGGCGTGCCAATGGTGCATATTGAGAACGTGAAGATCAAGGCAGAGTCGCTCGATTACGACGCGTACGAGTTGGAGCCGCTGATAGAGAACATGGAGTACATCAACTCGATGAATTCGATGGCACTTCCTGCCGGCGGAATTCACAATGGATTGACATTTGCGACGCTCTCGCGTTACCGATGTTGCTGTGATAAGAAGGACCAAAGCAGAACAAAAAGGACTACGGAATTCTGTCAGAATTATAGAGAATCCATGTCCAAGTGCGGCGAGATCGCGGGTGACTCACGTAAGAGAACTTTCGAGAACGCTGCCGCCAGATTAAGACCGATCaagaaaaacacttttatgcaAGCGGTGTTTCCAGATTGTCCGCAGAATCGTTTGCCGTGCGTCGACGCTATCGAGAATGCACGAAATCGTTTGACCGCAGATACGAACACCAAAGATGATGTATCTTCCCTGGATACGCGAAACCGTTCTTACGATGGATTCGAAGCGATTCCTAAAAATCAAGCAGCTTCGAAAAGTACGATAGTGCGGAATTTGAGACCTAGGAAAAATCTGGTGAACTATGCGTCGAATAAGAGAACAATAGTGCAAAATTTGAAACCCAGGACAAATCTGATAAACTATGCGTCGAATAAGAGGAGATTGTCGATTGGTGTTGATCCGGGACCGTCTGTAACGAATAATTCGGATGTTTCTAATCCAAAAACGACGTTTATGTCGAACTTTAAGCTGACTCGACAGATTAAAGTGGAACAAATAGACGAGTTGGAAGGACGCAGTTTAAGACCGAGAAAAAACATCATTGATTATCAGGAACCGAAAATGAGGAAGGTATCGGATTATCGCATAAAGAGACGCAAGGTGGAGGAGCAGAATTCGAAGCTGCATTCGATAAACGAAAATACATCTTCGAGTGAATTTACTCTGAAGCTTAAGATAAAACAAGAAGTTTTAGATGACCTGGAAGATATGGTGCTCAGTGAAACGACTAACGCGATACCTCGATTACCGAATAACTCGCACGCCGATTTACCTGCGAAGGTCGAAGTAACGAGTGATAACGATGTCAGTTTACGAGATGACATGTCAAATTACTTCAAGTCGAATCATCCAcaattacgaaataaattcCAACTAGCCAAGCGAAAATCGTTGTCCAACATCATGAAGAACAGACTAGCGAAGACGAAGAAGATCTATCGATTACCAGCGGCGAATTATTCGCCAAAATGTCTGAGGAGTCAGGATGCCTACCTGAGAAACGGTAAGGCAAGAAAGAACGATTATATGGAATGGTCGATGAAGAAGTTACAAACGAAAAAACTGATGGACATGGTcaataaaaatgagaagaCGAAGCCAGCGATAGTGAAACTAGCTGAGACCATTAAACACTATTGCGAGACGTGCAATATTAGCTTCAAGAATAAGGAATTATTCAGATTACATAGATGCTACTACGATTGA
- the LOC140665568 gene encoding uncharacterized protein isoform X2, which yields MDLLPKQMCHRCSYKLEEFHKFYVDCLKTDAALKSQLSWMRKDRGKEKIGVPMVHIENVKIKAESLDYDAYELEPLIENMEYINSMNSMALPAGGIHNGLTFATLSRYRCCCDKKDQSRTKRTTEFCQNYRESMSKCGEIAGDSRKRTFENAAARLRPIKKNTFMQAVFPDCPQNRLPCVDAIENARNRLTADTNTKDDVSSLDTRNRSYDGFEAIPKNQAASKSTIVRNLRPRKNLVNYASNKRTIVQNLKPRTNLINYASNKRRLSIGVDPGPSVTNNSDVSNPKTTFMSNFKLTRQIKVEQIDELEGRSLRPRKNIIDYQEPKMRKVSDYRIKRRKVEEQNSKLHSINENTSSSEFTLKLKIKQEVLDDLEDMVLSETTNAIPRLPNNSHADLPAKVEVTSDNDVSLRDDMSNYFKSNHPQLRNKFQLAKRKSLSNIMKNRLAKTKKIYRLPAANYSPKCLRSQDAYLRNGKARKNDYMEWSMKKLQTKKLMDMVNKNEKTKPAIVKLAETIKHYCETCNISFKNKELFRLHRCYYD from the coding sequence ATGGATCTACTTCCAAAGCAGATGTGCCATCGGTGTAGCTACAAGCTAGAGGAGTTCCATAAGTTCTACGTGGACTGCTTGAAAACGGATGCGGCGCTCAAAAGCCAGTTGTCGTGGATGCGAAAGGACCGGGGCAAGGAGAAGATCGGCGTGCCAATGGTGCATATTGAGAACGTGAAGATCAAGGCAGAGTCGCTCGATTACGACGCGTACGAGTTGGAGCCGCTGATAGAGAACATGGAGTACATCAACTCGATGAATTCGATGGCACTTCCTGCCGGCGGAATTCACAATGGATTGACATTTGCGACGCTCTCGCGTTACCGATGTTGCTGTGATAAGAAGGACCAAAGCAGAACAAAAAGGACTACGGAATTCTGTCAGAATTATAGAGAATCCATGTCCAAGTGCGGCGAGATCGCGGGTGACTCACGTAAGAGAACTTTCGAGAACGCTGCCGCCAGATTAAGACCGATCaagaaaaacacttttatgcaAGCGGTGTTTCCAGATTGTCCGCAGAATCGTTTGCCGTGCGTCGACGCTATCGAGAATGCACGAAATCGTTTGACCGCAGATACGAACACCAAAGATGATGTATCTTCCCTGGATACGCGAAACCGTTCTTACGATGGATTCGAAGCGATTCCTAAAAATCAAGCAGCTTCGAAAAGTACGATAGTGCGGAATTTGAGACCTAGGAAAAATCTGGTGAACTATGCGTCGAATAAGAGAACAATAGTGCAAAATTTGAAACCCAGGACAAATCTGATAAACTATGCGTCGAATAAGAGGAGATTGTCGATTGGTGTTGATCCGGGACCGTCTGTAACGAATAATTCGGATGTTTCTAATCCAAAAACGACGTTTATGTCGAACTTTAAGCTGACTCGACAGATTAAAGTGGAACAAATAGACGAGTTGGAAGGACGCAGTTTAAGACCGAGAAAAAACATCATTGATTATCAGGAACCGAAAATGAGGAAGGTATCGGATTATCGCATAAAGAGACGCAAGGTGGAGGAGCAGAATTCGAAGCTGCATTCGATAAACGAAAATACATCTTCGAGTGAATTTACTCTGAAGCTTAAGATAAAACAAGAAGTTTTAGATGACCTGGAAGATATGGTGCTCAGTGAAACGACTAACGCGATACCTCGATTACCGAATAACTCGCACGCCGATTTACCTGCGAAGGTCGAAGTAACGAGTGATAACGATGTCAGTTTACGAGATGACATGTCAAATTACTTCAAGTCGAATCATCCAcaattacgaaataaattcCAACTAGCCAAGCGAAAATCGTTGTCCAACATCATGAAGAACAGACTAGCGAAGACGAAGAAGATCTATCGATTACCAGCGGCGAATTATTCGCCAAAATGTCTGAGGAGTCAGGATGCCTACCTGAGAAACGGTAAGGCAAGAAAGAACGATTATATGGAATGGTCGATGAAGAAGTTACAAACGAAAAAACTGATGGACATGGTcaataaaaatgagaagaCGAAGCCAGCGATAGTGAAACTAGCTGAGACCATTAAACACTATTGCGAGACGTGCAATATTAGCTTCAAGAATAAGGAATTATTCAGATTACATAGATGCTACTACGATTGA